TCAATTGCGCAATAACCACCGTTCTATTGAAACACAACCACCGTTCCATTAAAACACAACTATTCGGTGAATATTTTGTATTGAATAGTGAACTTTAAACTGTAAACAGTGTGGATAACTATGTGAATAACCGTGTGGATAAATTGTGAATTATAAAACCACCCCCCTGTACAAGTGGATATGCACCGAGTTATACAACGCTTTTTCACCACTTTTCCACTAAATTTTGCAAGAAAAAGATATAAACTTATTAACTTTGCACCTGAATAGAGAAATGGTGCATAAGTATTGCATCGTGCTCATTTTCAAAGAATAAGAACTGACAGGTAGTGTGAATAACCCGGAACTACGGGTGGATATCGTTTCAGGCAAGAAAAAAGCCAAAAAGTTTTACACTTATCCACGCACCATATACACTATCATTTTATTTTTTAAAAAGAAAAAGAAAGAATAAAAACATAATGAGATGTTGACAACAGTGAAAACAGAGTGGAAGAACCAGGGTTTCATTGACGAGCCCTTCGAAGGAAATAATGAGGCGCTGAAAGCGGCCATCAGAAAATTGTGTGACGAGAAGAAAGCCATCATCTTGGCACATTATTATACCGTAGGCGAAATACAGGAAGTAGCCGACTTTATAGGCGACTCGCTGGCATTGGCCCGTAAGGCCGCCAATACCGATGCGAAAATCATCGTGATGTGTGGCGTGCATTTCATGGCCGAGACCTGTAAACTGTTGAGTCCTGAGAAAATGGTGCTCTGTCCGGATCTGAATGCCGGTTGCTCACTGGCCGACTCGTGCAAGGCTGAGGACTTGAAGAAGTTTAAGGACGAGCATCCCGGCTATCAGGTGGTATCGTATGTAAACACCACTGCCGCCGTAAAGGCGCTGACCGATGTGGTGGTGACCAGCGGTAATGCGAAGAAGGTGGTTGACCAGTTGCCTGAGGATGCCAACATTATCTTTGGTCCCGACTACAACCTGGGCAATTATATCAATGAGGTGACAGGCCGTAAGATGCTGCTGTGGAATGGCGGTTGCCATGTGCACGAGCGCTTCTCGCCTGCTGCCATTATGAAGTTGAAAGCTGAGTATCCCAAGGCCGTTGTGATGGCTCATTTGGAGTGTAAGGGTCCGGTGCTGGCTATGGCCGATGTAAAGGGCTCTACAGCCGACATGCTGAAGTATGCCCAGAGTCATGGCGGACAACAGTTTATCGTGGCCACAGAGGCCGGTATTCTGCACGAGCTGCAGCGCACCTGTCCCGACTGCGAATTTATTCCTGTACCGCCAGAAATCACCGAGAGCGGCCTGGAGTGTTCGTGCAACGAGTGTCAGTACATGAAGATGAACACGCTGCTGAAAATCTACAACACCCTGAAATACGAGTGGCCCACGGTCGATGTTGATCCAGCCATTGCCCAGGATGCCGTGAAGCCCATTCAGAGAATGCTGGAGCTGAGCTGAATGAAATGCTATTGAAAACAATCATACGCTATACTAAAGTTTGGAGACTGTTGCTTTTGGTGACAGTCCTTACTTTATTGTATGGTGTACTGTTTCTGCCGAGTGAGTTTACCTCGATGCCCTCTGCAGGGTTGCAAGATTTTCTGATGATAGCCTATTTCTGGGTGATAACCGAATTAGGCATTTTCGGCCTACTCCTGCTGTTGAGCCTGAGCAGAAAGTTGTTTGCCGTAGCTTTCCCCCTGCTTACCATCCTCTGCGGCGTGATGACCTACTATCGGTATGTGGCGCATGTTTCGCTCACTCCCATGATGATTGAACTGCTGCTGGTCAACGATATGCGCACTGATATCGATGCCATCAGTCCTGTACTCATCGTGGTATTACTGGCAATCATCCTGTCAACCGTAAGCGTTGTGTGGTACAGATACCGGCGGTTAGGAGCCTTGCGCGGCATCAGAAAATGGGTTGTGTTCACTGTGTCAGGCATACTGATGGTATGGCTGTCGAACTATGTGCTGCCCTATAATGTTGAAGTGAAATTGCGCATGCCCTTCTCTTTCTATTACAATTTAAGTGAATACTTAGAGAGTGAGCGGCAGATCATGACTGAGCGCCCCCAGTTGGCCGAGGATGCCGAGTGTATGGCCGACTCGCTCCTGGTGGTATATATACAGGGAGAATCACTGCGCAGCGACCACCTTCAACTGAACGGATATCAGCGCAACACCACTCCCCTACTCTGCAACGAGCCTAACGTGGTTTCGCTGCCCAATGTGCATTCACACTATTCCTATACCCATCTGAGTGTTCCCTACCAGTTGACCCGTGCCGATAGCATTCATCCTGAACGGGCCCGTACAGAACAGTCGCTGATATCGGTGCTCAAGCGTGTGGGTTATCGTACCAGCTGGTTGTCGAATCAGGATAAGGGCACCACCTTTTCCTATATGATAGGTGAGTGCGACACCGTGGTATATGCCAACAGAGGAGGAGCAATAGCACTCTTCGATGCCTGGCTGGACGGCGATTTGCTGCCACTACTCGATGAAGAGCTTCAGCAAGGGAATGCCGCAGGTCAGCGACAGTTTATACTGTTGCACACCATTGGTTCGCACTGGTTCTACAACAGTCATTTCAATGCCGCATCACAACATTTTCAGCCTTTGGCCGAACATCGAGTGGTTTTTAATAATAGCAATGAGTCGCTTGTCAATTCCTATGACAATACGATAGTATATAGCGACTGGTTCTGGCACGAGGTTATCGACCGTATTCGCCATCGGAAGGCATTATTGATTTATCTTTCCGACCATGGAGAAAGTCTTGGTGAGGACGGTCATTACTGGCATGGAGCCGATCTGCCACAAGAAATGTGTCCCGCTTGTTTTGTGTGGTATAGCAACCGCTATGCCGAAGCTTATCCAGAGAAGATAGCCGCCCTGAAAGCCAACAGCACGAACAATTATGGCGACGAGTTGCTGTTCCACTCGCTGCTGGGCGGTGCCGGCATCCGTTCAAGCGTTCTTCTTGATTCGCTGAATATTTTCAGTAATCACTCGTTGACAGCAGCCCAACAGG
The sequence above is a segment of the Prevotella sp. E9-3 genome. Coding sequences within it:
- the nadA gene encoding quinolinate synthase NadA; amino-acid sequence: MLTTVKTEWKNQGFIDEPFEGNNEALKAAIRKLCDEKKAIILAHYYTVGEIQEVADFIGDSLALARKAANTDAKIIVMCGVHFMAETCKLLSPEKMVLCPDLNAGCSLADSCKAEDLKKFKDEHPGYQVVSYVNTTAAVKALTDVVVTSGNAKKVVDQLPEDANIIFGPDYNLGNYINEVTGRKMLLWNGGCHVHERFSPAAIMKLKAEYPKAVVMAHLECKGPVLAMADVKGSTADMLKYAQSHGGQQFIVATEAGILHELQRTCPDCEFIPVPPEITESGLECSCNECQYMKMNTLLKIYNTLKYEWPTVDVDPAIAQDAVKPIQRMLELS
- a CDS encoding phosphoethanolamine transferase; this translates as MKTIIRYTKVWRLLLLVTVLTLLYGVLFLPSEFTSMPSAGLQDFLMIAYFWVITELGIFGLLLLLSLSRKLFAVAFPLLTILCGVMTYYRYVAHVSLTPMMIELLLVNDMRTDIDAISPVLIVVLLAIILSTVSVVWYRYRRLGALRGIRKWVVFTVSGILMVWLSNYVLPYNVEVKLRMPFSFYYNLSEYLESERQIMTERPQLAEDAECMADSLLVVYIQGESLRSDHLQLNGYQRNTTPLLCNEPNVVSLPNVHSHYSYTHLSVPYQLTRADSIHPERARTEQSLISVLKRVGYRTSWLSNQDKGTTFSYMIGECDTVVYANRGGAIALFDAWLDGDLLPLLDEELQQGNAAGQRQFILLHTIGSHWFYNSHFNAASQHFQPLAEHRVVFNNSNESLVNSYDNTIVYSDWFWHEVIDRIRHRKALLIYLSDHGESLGEDGHYWHGADLPQEMCPACFVWYSNRYAEAYPEKIAALKANSTNNYGDELLFHSLLGGAGIRSSVLLDSLNIFSNHSLTAAQQAVNEQ